From the genome of Lutzomyia longipalpis isolate SR_M1_2022 chromosome 2, ASM2433408v1, one region includes:
- the LOC129788458 gene encoding protein kinase C-like isoform X1: protein MAIDSPSEVTPLTVSGSEGRELERAGLTRRRRRGRVHQVNGHNFKATTLKQPTFCTKCRGFIWGIGKQGYQCQVCTCVVHKKCHRAVITKCVGMEREFFMFYMDSFLQPNDQQQNEQELPHSFAIHHYNRPTFCDHCGSLIYGLMKQGMQCNGCKMNIHKRCQKNVGHDCGARTE from the exons ATGGCCATTG ATTCCCCAAGTGAAGTGACTCCATTGACTGTATCCGGGTCCGAAGGTCGTGAGTTGGAGCGCGCGGGGCTCACGCGCCGGAGGAGACGCGGCCGTGTCCATCAAGTAAATGGACACAATTTCAAAGCCACAACTCTCAAACAGCCAACATTCTGCACCAAATGCCGCGGATTTATCTG GGGAATTGGCAAGCAAGGCTATCAATGCCaag tTTGCACTTGCGTCGTTCACAAAAAGTGCCATCGTGCCGTCATTACAAAATGCGTGGGGATGGAAAGGGAG ttttttatgttttatatgGATTCATTTTTGCAGCCAAATGATCAACAACAAAATGAACAAGAACTTCCCCACAGTTTTGCCATTCATCACTACAATCGGCCAACCTTCTGTGACCATTGTGGATCTCTTATTTACGGATTAATGAAGCAGGGAATGCAGTGCAATGGGTGCAAGATGAATATCCACAAGAGGTGCCAGAAGAATGTGGGGCATGACTGTGGCGCACGGACAGAATAG
- the LOC129788454 gene encoding protein-lysine N-methyltransferase CG9154 — protein MEVEEKRCDVQENPSDDEEICLPSDTLQILKDFLAEKAREEETLEENWQLSQFWYDEETISTVAGACKQISTGKDFTIGLFSCPSLFEEVSKAAPNVYLFEYDERFLRKGENCIFYDYTKGKDTENLRKFHEFFDLVIADPPFLSEECIARTSEILRHVAKSSGKIILCSGTVVTQWAEKYLQLKPCNFQPKHKRNLGNEFASFANFNLDTFIRNQ, from the exons ATGGAAGTTGAGGAAAAGAGATGTGATGTTCAGGAAAATCCCAgtgatgatgaagaaatcTGCCTTCCCAGTGATACTCTACAAATCCTCAAAGACTTCTTAGCTGAAAAGGCCCGGGAAGAAGAGACTTTAGAGGAGAATTGG CAATTGAGTCAGTTCTGGTACGACGAAGAGACCATTTCAACAGTGGCAGGAGCATGCAAACAGATCTCTACGGGTAAAGATTTCACCATTGGACTATTTTCTTGCCCATCGCTCTTTGAAGAAGTCTCCAAAGCCGCTCCAAATG TTTATCTCTTTGAGTACGATGAGAGATTTTTAAggaaaggagaaaattgcattttctacGACTACACAAAGGGGAAGGACACGGAAAACTTGAGGAAATTCCATGAATTCTTCGATTTGGTCATCGCAGATCCACCTTTTCTCTCCGAAGAATGCATCGCCCGCACTTCAGAAATCCTCCGGCATGTCGCCAAATCCTCAGGGAAGATTATTCTCTGCTCTGGAACAGTTGTCACACAGTGGGCAGAGAAGTATCTACAGCTGAAACCCTGCAACTTCCAACCAAAGCACAAAAGGAACCTCGGCAATGAATTTGCGTCTTTTGCCAATTTTAATCTCGACACCTTCATCCGGAACCAATAA
- the LOC129788463 gene encoding prefoldin subunit 1: protein MAAAVAQSPADLELRKAFAEMQMNKIESTKKLRVLDMQIDSLKKSKQRLIITEHEVSNLPPETKVYASIGRMFALSSAPEMTSELKAKQTKVDSMISQCDTNKNYVLKNLKEQEDNLRELVQQKKRDADAAK from the exons ATGGCTGCTGCAGTGGCACAATCTCCTGCTGATTTGGAATTGCGAAAG GCATTTGCGGAGatgcaaatgaataaaattgaatccACAAAGAAGCTGAGGGTACTTGACATGCAGATTGATTCACTGAAAAAGTCCAAACAGCGTCTCATAATCACAGAACACGAAGTCTCCAACCTGCCACCGGAAACAAA GGTTTACGCCTCAATTGGGAGGATGTTTGCACTGTCATCAGCTCCAGAGATGACGTCCGAATTGAAGGCAAAGCAGACAAAGGTGGATTCAATGATTAGTCAATGCGACACGAACAAAAACTACGTCCTGAAGAATCTCAAGGAGCAAGAGGACAACCTCCGAGAGTTGGTGCAGCAGAAGAAACGTGATGCAGATGCAGCCAAGTAG
- the LOC129788458 gene encoding calcium-independent protein kinase C-like isoform X2 — MAIDSPSEVTPLTVSGSEGRELERAGLTRRRRRGRVHQVNGHNFKATTLKQPTFCTKCRGFIWGIGKQGYQCQVCTCVVHKKCHRAVITKCVGMEREPNDQQQNEQELPHSFAIHHYNRPTFCDHCGSLIYGLMKQGMQCNGCKMNIHKRCQKNVGHDCGARTE, encoded by the exons ATGGCCATTG ATTCCCCAAGTGAAGTGACTCCATTGACTGTATCCGGGTCCGAAGGTCGTGAGTTGGAGCGCGCGGGGCTCACGCGCCGGAGGAGACGCGGCCGTGTCCATCAAGTAAATGGACACAATTTCAAAGCCACAACTCTCAAACAGCCAACATTCTGCACCAAATGCCGCGGATTTATCTG GGGAATTGGCAAGCAAGGCTATCAATGCCaag tTTGCACTTGCGTCGTTCACAAAAAGTGCCATCGTGCCGTCATTACAAAATGCGTGGGGATGGAAAGGGAG CCAAATGATCAACAACAAAATGAACAAGAACTTCCCCACAGTTTTGCCATTCATCACTACAATCGGCCAACCTTCTGTGACCATTGTGGATCTCTTATTTACGGATTAATGAAGCAGGGAATGCAGTGCAATGGGTGCAAGATGAATATCCACAAGAGGTGCCAGAAGAATGTGGGGCATGACTGTGGCGCACGGACAGAATAG